From the Patescibacteria group bacterium genome, one window contains:
- a CDS encoding metallophosphoesterase produces the protein MKIAIISDIHDNFHNIILTLKDIKKRKVDQIIFLGDFINNGIAKVLAESPIPIFAIWGNNDGDKTMITKTSLSEKSNLTVSENIYDFLEFDNRKIFITHYPDLAKPMAKTGIYDAVFYGHNHLKNEDKIGDCLVVNPGEISAHKTGVATFVIYDTKKNNIDFIELKNSVTWKTKVVDEYIKTSTFKFSKSKRHQY, from the coding sequence ATGAAAATAGCAATCATATCAGACATTCACGACAACTTTCATAATATTATTCTGACCTTGAAAGATATTAAAAAGCGAAAGGTCGATCAAATTATTTTTCTTGGCGATTTTATCAATAACGGAATAGCCAAGGTTCTTGCGGAATCACCAATTCCAATTTTTGCCATTTGGGGAAATAATGATGGTGATAAAACAATGATTACCAAAACATCGCTGAGTGAAAAAAGTAATTTAACCGTAAGTGAAAATATTTACGATTTTTTGGAGTTTGATAACAGAAAAATTTTTATAACCCATTATCCAGATTTGGCTAAGCCAATGGCAAAAACTGGAATTTACGACGCAGTATTTTATGGGCATAATCATTTGAAAAACGAAGATAAAATCGGCGACTGTTTAGTAGTTAACCCTGGTGAGATATCTGCCCACAAAACTGGTGTGGCAACTTTTGTGATTTACGATACCAAGAAAAATAATATTGATTTCATTGAGTTGAAAAACTCCGTGACTTGGAAAACGAAAGTTGTCGATGAATATATAAAAACTTCCACGTTTAAATTTAGTAAGTCTAAACGCCACCAGTATTAA
- a CDS encoding type II toxin-antitoxin system HicB family antitoxin — protein MRKIDLKSVVWKEGKHYVSQCLEVDVSSFGKTKKEALAMLQEALQLYFEDIPVPKMAEVKNPIIASVKLQYA, from the coding sequence ATGCGTAAAATAGACCTAAAATCAGTAGTTTGGAAAGAGGGCAAACATTATGTTTCTCAATGTTTAGAAGTTGACGTTTCCAGCTTCGGAAAAACCAAAAAAGAAGCCTTAGCTATGCTACAAGAAGCATTGCAATTATATTTTGAAGATATTCCTGTTCCAAAAATGGCTGAGGTAAAAAATCCGATTATCGCTTCGGTTAAGCTTCAATATGCCTAA
- a CDS encoding type II toxin-antitoxin system HicA family toxin encodes MPKPYPLRLILKVLLNKGFFFVSQNGSHAKYRCHHNPELTVIIPMHGKEVLYGTFRSILRQAKLQLSDFDNKK; translated from the coding sequence ATGCCTAAACCTTATCCACTTCGACTCATACTGAAAGTCCTTCTTAACAAGGGCTTCTTTTTTGTTTCACAAAATGGCTCGCACGCTAAGTATCGTTGTCATCACAACCCAGAATTAACCGTCATTATTCCAATGCACGGCAAAGAAGTGCTTTATGGCACTTTTAGGTCTATTTTACGCCAAGCAAAATTACAGCTTAGCGATTTTGATAATAAAAAATAA